From the Xiphophorus hellerii strain 12219 chromosome 20, Xiphophorus_hellerii-4.1, whole genome shotgun sequence genome, the window CCTTTCTGATTATCCTTTCTCTTTAGAATGCCCATCACTCTTTGCTCTGCCTTTCAGGGGCTTAATAAACACTCCTGAATTTCTTTTATGGCTGCTAGTTTTGATGTTTCACCCTAAGATTATTATCTGGCTGTATGTGCTCTAAGCAGCTCttctttacatttctatttttgtatACCACAATCTATATTAACATTATGATGGAGGTCATAATGGAATGCCTGCCTATTTCTCTTGCCAGGTATTCAttggcaaatgtttttttttatctttccaaACTGGAGACTGTTAAAGCAGAAAAGCATCTCTGCTCTGTttctggtaaaaataaaattaaaaaaagacttgatCCATTGCTTGCTCAAACTAGGATTGGCCTTTAAATGAGAACTTTTTTCTTAGATGGAGTTGGTTTTTGCAAGTGTCCTGTTTGagatggctttttttttattgtttagtcATGTTGTAAACTCTTATCACTCTTAATATAAATATTACCTGTTAGCACTGAAATGATTAAACTGAAAtcaataagaaattattttatgttgcaaTGCTTACaattaaataacttttattttctgaaacatgTTTATGGTTTAGCTTAATAATGTTTTCTATTGTAAGAACCTCCAAAATCAGATTTCAATAAACACACCacaatgttcattttgatgCATGTATTTATTATCTACTCAAcactatgtatttttttgtttgtttttcacaaaatacataaaaataattccaCTGGTGCTCCAGTAAAACATGTTCCCTCACATAATTACAAGAAAACACCCCACACTTGCTTGAACATTCAGCAATGAAAGGTTTTCAGCGGTTCACAGCCTGTGTTTTGGTAGTTGAGGTGTACAGAGAGATCCAAGTTCAGCCACGCATACTCAAACATACGTGCTCACATATCATACACACAGTACATTCACACAGCTGCTGTACAAGATAAACTCCAAAgtaaaatttacatttgatgCTTTACATGCATAACCAGATGAGACAGAATTCCTTTGTCCACAGTTGTTAAATCCATAAATTTATTTGGCAAAAGTCTCTCTCTTTTGAGTGGACTATTGAAATCAGAAAGCAATTATTCAGGAACTTGTCCACAGACTTGAAGACGTGATTAAGACATATGGTCCTTAAGCAGCAGTTGAGACTTCTGTCTTGCTCGCTGAAACTGAGGTTTCGTCCTCCACCATGCCGCCCATTCCAATAGTGCTGAGCATGCAGTTACGGAACTGAAAGTCAGAGAAAGGAGAATATTTAAGAACTtgcatataaatacataaaaacatagGTTGTGGTATCTGTAGAATATGCCAACCTGTTTGTTCATCAGGACATAGATAACAGGATTGTAAAGGGCTGAGCTCTTTGCAAAGAAAGCAGGCAGGGCTGCAGTCAGAGCCGTGAAAGCTGCTCCTTTATTCATAAAGATCCAGCCAGCGAAGGATGCATATGGCGTCCAAGCTACCAAGAAGCCCAACACCATCAAGACACACATACGCGTTACTTCTTTCTCAGCTTTCTGTGTAGAAGCCGAGTCCTGCTGCTGAGCTGCGGCCTACAGAGTTCAGTAGGGTAAAAGGTCATAAAACACTTGTGCAACTCTTTCAGTGAGTTCATAAGAAGTTGGAAGAAAACTTATGTAAACTTCACTTACAGCTTTGACTGTCATGACGAGGCTTCCATAGGTGAAGAAAATCAGGAAAACAGGAATGAAGAAATGAACAATAAACATATAGATGACATAAGATTCATTGTTGAATCCTGGAGCCAGGGTGTAGTAGTCAGGTCCACAGGAGCATTGCATGCCTTCTGGAATGTACCTGTACAACatatgaaacaataaaattaggtttttatttgaagaagaCAGTAgttaatatgtttatttacGGTGATTCACTTCTATTGTTATTTCATTTGTAGTAAATTAAGAGCTACAGAAATCTCGATTAAATCATTTTGAATCAAGCAAAGGTTTACCTTGACCATCCGAAAAGTGGAGGTGCTGCACAAGCAAGAGCCATGATCCATGTGGAAataactccagcagcagcatgagTTCCAGTGAATTTGAAGCTGCCCATAGGTTTGCACACTACAATATATCTCTCAATAGCCAGAACAACCAGAGACCAGAGAGCAACTTCAcctgcaaagacaaaaaaaggtaTTATATTACTAAGTGTAGACAAACCACTGTAGCATGATTCCTGATACATTTTTAGTTGCTTTCATCTTACCTCCGAGTGTTGCCATGAATCCCTCAATAGCACAGAAGGTGGGTCCAAGAATGAAGTAACCGTTAAGAGCAGATGTGATGGTGATGGTGAAACCGAAGGCGCACATGATGAGTCCGGCCACAGCCAAGTTCACCAGGATGTAGTTGAGAGGCTGGCGTAGCTTTTTGTTCTGAGCAGTTACAAACAGCGTCAGGCCATTGATGGGAGTTCCAGTGCAGATCAGGAAGAACATGTAGAAGGCTAGGAGCTTGTAGATCATTGGGTCCACCATGTAGTATTGCTGGTATTCGTAGGGACTTCTGACGATGCCAGTTTTGTTGGACATCGGGA encodes:
- the LOC116711173 gene encoding green-sensitive opsin; this encodes MAWDGGYEPNGTEGKNFYIPMSNKTGIVRSPYEYQQYYMVDPMIYKLLAFYMFFLICTGTPINGLTLFVTAQNKKLRQPLNYILVNLAVAGLIMCAFGFTITITSALNGYFILGPTFCAIEGFMATLGGEVALWSLVVLAIERYIVVCKPMGSFKFTGTHAAAGVISTWIMALACAAPPLFGWSRYIPEGMQCSCGPDYYTLAPGFNNESYVIYMFIVHFFIPVFLIFFTYGSLVMTVKAAAAQQQDSASTQKAEKEVTRMCVLMVLGFLVAWTPYASFAGWIFMNKGAAFTALTAALPAFFAKSSALYNPVIYVLMNKQFRNCMLSTIGMGGMVEDETSVSASKTEVSTAA